Proteins encoded together in one Musa acuminata AAA Group cultivar baxijiao chromosome BXJ3-6, Cavendish_Baxijiao_AAA, whole genome shotgun sequence window:
- the LOC103989409 gene encoding protein TPX2 — MASGDAGGGGVDVLLMDEAYEFSAPRFFDFINGETDEYIKRAELWFETSLSYAPSPFVPRIKEGRSIQIDSLCDFGNVEKEQKVEVSSKDSHQTDPAPEVDNTARNYQHKLATDMEVKAKKDNEIEVSEVECCQTNIVPQQETSSTSVAITGTLSHKEVPLELPIALSGGALAAASAAFTDIAQASYTKAMPPSIVNNNEIVEACTPRTQRSPVKGVTPSSAKTLAAKRIANLIRQPSTLKQKSKSPTQFLKSTKRKNVIKCPSNIAAKNSMGNDIAQENQAVKRQKLHDGRFRQIHNVKNGVLYHKSRLGLTGGTDMLTNVEKSLRKEVSPYVSAAEMVNKFQSRTRDLDIFQNRSLSHSDTASAVHRRSKLTLTRPKDPELGTAHRARAVRIKSSAELEEEMLSKIPKFKARPLNKKILEAPTFPALPRSIPQPPVFQEFRLKTMERANQHAETSLAVSSLDGVVQNQVKPIRLTEPRPPHLETSFRARPSKNKSSQESELEELEKIPKFKARPLNKKILESKREIGMFCNPKPQKTIPQEFHFATEDRLGPPATVVEIFDKLSLHSESSNHEKKEVPRITIPNPFHLHTEERGLEKESQLAEQLLQKELEEEWARIPKATPYPYAIDYPVIPPKPEPKQCTKPEAFQLESLVRHEEEMLRKLEEKERTEREEAQQRIFRAQAINNFDHLSLPERERKPLTEIQKFVLHVDHRSVQRTEFDRKIKEKELRCKRLREEQESAKMIEEEKAVKQMRRTMVPHARPLPKFNNPFIPQKSMKQGTKPKSPDLHVNHRVERRRALHMR; from the exons ATGGCGTCTGGCGATGCCGGCGGCGGAGGCGTGGACGTCCTACTGATGGACGAGGCATACGAGTTCAGCGCACCGAGGTTCTTTGATTTCATCAACGGGGAGACCGACGAGTACATCAAGAGGGCTGAGCTCTGGTTCGAGACCTCTCTCAGCTACGCTCCTTCTC CTTTCGTGCCAAGGATCAAGGAGGGTAGATCTATCCAAATCGACAGTCTCTGTGATTTTGGAAACGTTGAAAAAGAACAAAAG GTTGAGGTATCATCCAAAGATAGCCATCAAACGGATCCAGCACCTGAAGTAGATAACACAGCAAG AAATTATCAGCACAAGCTTGCAACTGACATGGAGGTCAAAGCCAAAAAAGACAACGAAATAGAG GTTTCTGAAGTTGAGTGTTGCCAGACTAATATTGTTCCTCAGCAGGAGACAAG TTCAACATCCGTGGCAATAACTGGTACTCTGAGCCACAAAGAAGTTCCTTTGGAGCTCCCTATTGCTCTTTCAGGTGGTGCTCTGGCAGCAG CATCAGCAGCTTTCACAGACATAGCACAGGCAAGTTACACGAAAGCGATGCCACCCAGCATCGTGAACAACAATGAAATAGTTGAAGCTTGCACTCCTAGAACACAGAGAAGTCCAGTGAAAGGAGTAACACCAAGTAGTGCAAAGACTTTAGCCGCTAAAAGAATTGCAAATCTGATTAGACAGCCATCGACTCTAAAGCAAAAATCCAAGTCGCCTACCCAATTTTTAAAAAGCACCAAAAGAAAGAATGTAATTAA GTGCCCTAGTAATATTGCTGCAAAGAATTCCATGGGTAATGACATTGCACAAGAAAATCAAGCTGTGAAAAGGCAAAAACTGCATGATGGAAGATTTAGACAG ATACACAATGTTAAAAATGGAGTGCTATATCACAAGTCAAGATTAGGTTTAACTGGTGGCACTGATATGTTAACAAATGTAGAGAAATCACTCCGTAAG GAAGTTTCACCATATGTATCTGCTGCAGAGATGGTTAATAAGTTTCAGTCTAGGACTAGAGACTTGGATATTTTTCAGAATAGATCACTTTCACAT AGTGATACAGCTTCAGCGGTACATAGAAGGTCTAAACTTACCTTGACGCGGCCAAAGGATCCAGAACTAGGAACAGCCCACCGGGCTCGTGCAGTGCGGATAAAGAGCTCTGCTGAACTAGAAGAAGAGATGCTGTCAAAGATCCCAAAGTTCAAAGCTCGACCTTTGAATAAGAAG ATTCTTGAAGCCCCTACATTCCCTGCATTGCCCAGAAGTATTCCACAACCACCTGTTTTTCAG GAGTTTCGTCTCAAGACAATGGAAAGAGCAAATCAACATGCTGAAACATCATTAGCTGTCTCCTCGCTGGATGGTGTGGTTCAG AATCAGGTCAAGCCCATACGACTTACTGAGCCAAGACCTCCTCATCTTGAAACATCATTCAGAGCTCGACCTTCGAA GAATAAAAGTTCTCAGGAATCCGAGTTGGAGGAACTTGAAAAGATACCAAAGTTTAAGGCTAGACCTCTTAACAAGAAG ATTCTTGAGAGCAAAAGGGAAATAGGCATGTTTTGTAATCCAAAGCCCCAGAAAACTATTCCTCAGGAATTTCACTTTGCAACAGAAGATAGGCTGGGTCCTCCTGCAACAGTCGTGGAGATCTTTGATAAG CTTTCACTGCATTCTGAATCTTCTAATCATGAGAAGAAAGAAGTTCCCAGAATCACTATACCAAATCCTTTTCATCTTCATACTGAG GAGCGAGGACTTGAGAAAGAGAGTCAACTTGCAGAACAGCTTTTGCAGAAAGAGTTGGAAGAAGAGTGGGCTAGGATTCCAAAGGCAACCCCctatccatatgccattgattatCCAGTG ATACCACCCAAACCTGAGCCAAAGCAGTGCACAAAGCCTGAAGCCTTCCAATTAGAGAGCCTGGTAAGGCATGAAGAAGAGATGCTGAGAAAgttggaagagaaagaaagaacggAAAGAGAGGAGGCACAACAAAGAATCTTTAGAGCACAAGCCATAAATAATTT TGACCATTTATCACTtccagaaagagagagaaagcctCTCACTGAAATCCAGAAGTTTGTATTGCATGTGGATCATAGATCTGTACAGAGAACGGAGTTTGATAGAAAG ATTAAGGAGAAAGAATTGAGATGTAAGAGATTAAGAGAGGAGCAGGAATCTGCAAAGATG ATTGAAGAAGAGAAGGCAGTGAAGCAGATGAGGAGGACAATGGTGCCTCACGCAAGGCCTCTTCCAAAATTCAACAATCCATTCATCCCTCAAAA ATCAATGAAGCAAGGAACAAAGCCAAAGTCACCAGATTTGCATGTGAACCACCGAGTCGAGAGGCGACGTGCACTTCATATGCGATGA
- the LOC135640566 gene encoding pentatricopeptide repeat-containing protein At1g06140, mitochondrial-like, whose product MSGCSRAQYTLASGLGALAHAGDHCGLLSLFFHSSRAQPVRPDRPIYLALLKAAAAVSSRYTALSLHAHIAKSGYQRDVVVATALVHAFSRCSDSATARRLFDEMPERDAAAWNAMLSGCARNGDAQQALSMACEMASCGVRPNTVTLSVLLQVCGGVEDKRLGQSVHAYAVRHLQLVDTFLGNSLVVYYNRAGDSHISERIFERMLRRDIVSWNAMITGRAQCGFRWRALELFNLMREEHHPDLFSLETVLQVCAQIGEDAIDDGQATHGLLVKLGFQMEVYEQNSLLLFYCKCGMMESAQSIFDKMEARNIVSWNILINGYVQMRCLDKVLNLVRCMSFSELGVSSDLLVSSLQAVSLLGGGRKHILCIHCIVMVMGFHSDTYVSSSLISAYGDNGEIDLAHKSFEHLVSKTRNDTVCWNALLSVYVRNMCFLEALEHLRSMHVNACSLDAVTIVNMLSVCTGTLNLRSGKVIHGFMLRNKHDHNVFAITALLEHYAKCGAVTEACYLFLEIPVRNRVTWNTMVHCCVHNGFPRTSVKLFYLMQEQDGFMPDATSVVGVIKAIAQRGYEEEKNYIHKYVTERGFTDNEFVANSLIAMHARFHDFDKAISVFERTSKLSTVTWNTMISGYSNYGLANKAMPVYHLMKLQNVAPDLVTFLCLLRACTTLCSLNCLMQIHTVICKAGYESDMFVGTSLVYGYAKCGDLSMARLIFDGLESKSTVSWNSMIQGYGVHGNAEAVHELFSEMQQSGKVPTVVTFLNIISACSHVGDVEKGKHYYDLMTLVHSVIPNRELLSSLADLLGRSGRLKEAHEVLEKGPFDPGLDAWGALLGACRIQGNLEIGMIAANNVLELDPIHHGYNLLLSNMHAEAGRWIVASKIRKRVDKTGLNKASGWSMVEGFL is encoded by the coding sequence ATGAGTGGATGCTCTCGTGCTCAGTACACGCTCGCCTCGGGACTCGGAGCCCTCGCTCATGCAGGAGATCACTGCGGCcttctctccctcttctttcaCTCCTCCAGAGCGCAGCCCGTGAGGCCGGACCGGCCAATCTACCTCGCCCTCCTCAAGGCTGCGGCCGCTGTCTCCTCCCGTTACACGGCCCTTTCCCTCCACGCCCACATCGCCAAGTCGGGCTACCAACGCGATGTCGTCGTCGCCACCGCATTGGTCCATGCGTTCTCCAGGTGCTCCGATTCCGCAACTGCTCGTAGGTTGTTCGACGAAATGCCGGAGAGAGACGCAGCGGCATGGAACGCGATGCTCTCTGGCTGCGCTCGTAACGGGGATGCACAGCAAGCGCTGTCTATGGCCTGTGAAATGGCGTCCTGCGGTGTGAGGCCCAATACGGTCACGCTCTCTGTTTTGCTTCAGGTTTGTGGTGGTGTTGAAGACAAGAGGCTCGGGCAATCTGTACATGCTTATGCTGTTCGGCATCTTCAACTTGTGGACACCTTCTTGGGTAATTCTCTTGTTGTATACTATAACAGGGCTGGCGATTCTCATATCTCGGAGAGAATATTTGAGAGGATGTTGCGAAGAGATATCGTGTCATGGAATGCCATGATAACAGGGCGAGCTCAATGTGGTTTTCGTTGGAGAGCTTTGGAATTGTTTAATTTGATGAGGGAGGAGCACCATCCGGATCTTTTCAGCTTAGAGACAGTCCTACAAGTATGTGCACAAATTGGGGAAGACGCCATTGATGATGGGCAGGCTACCCATGGGCTTTTGGTTAAGTTGGGATTTCAAATGGAGGTTTATGAGCAAAATTCTCTGCTTCTATTTTATTGCAAATGTGGAATGATGGAATCTGCCCAATCCATTTTTGATAAGATGGAAGCAAGAAATATTGTCTCTTGGAATATTCTAATTAATGGTTATGTTCAGATGAGGTGCCTTGATAAAGTTCTTAATTTGGTTAGGTGCATGAGCTTTAGTGAGCTAGGAGTTAGTTCTGATCTCTTGGTGAGCAGTCTGCAAGCTGTTAGTCTATTAGGAGGAGGCAGAAAGCATATCTTGTGCATACATTGCATTGTTATGGTGATGGGATTTCATTCTGATACTTACGTCAGTAGTTCGCTTATTTCTGCATATGGTGACAATGGAGAAATTGATTTAGCTCACAAAAGCTTCGAGCATCTAGTATCTAAAACAAGAAATGACACTGTCTGCTGGAATGCATTGCTTTCTGTATACGTTCGTAATATGTGTTTCTTAGAAGCACTTGAACATCTCAGAAGTATGCATGTCAACGCATGTAGTTTAGATGCTGTCACTATCGTAAACATGCTTTCTGTTTGTACTGGGACACTAAATTTGAGATCAGGCAAGGTTATTCATGGATTTATGCTCAGAAATAAACATGATCACAATGTTTTTGCTATCACAGCATTGCTAGAACACTATGCTAAATGTGGTGCTGTAACTGAAGCTTGTTACTTGTTCCTGGAGATTCCAGTTCGGAATAGAGTAACATGGAACACGATGGTTCACTGCTGTGTCCATAATGGCTTTCCTAGGACATCAGTGAAGCTTTTCTATCTTATGCAAGAGCAGGATGGTTTTATGCCAGATGCAACATCCGTTGTGGGAGTTATAAAGGCAATTGCTCAGAGAGGATATGAAGAAGAAAAAAACTACATTCACAAATATGTAACTGAAAGAGGTTTTACTGATAATGAGTTTGTTGCTAATTCACTTATTGCAATGCATGCAAGATTCCATGATTTTGACAAGGCAATCAGTGTCTTTGAAAGAACTAGCAAACTCAGCACAGTTACATGGAATACTATGATATCAGGGTATTCCAACTATGGTCTAGCAAACAAGGCTATGCCAGTTTACCATCTCATGAAGTTACAGAATGTTGCACCAGACTTGGTTACATTTTTATGTCTCCTTCGTGCCTGTACAACTTTATGTTCTTTGAATTGCTTAATGCAGATCCACACAGTTATATGCAAAGCTGGTTATGAATCTGACATGTTCGTTGGGACTTCCCTAGTATATGGATATGCAAAATGTGGTGATTTAAGCATGGCCCGGTTGATCTTTGATGGATTGGAATCTAAATCAACAGTATCATGGAATTCCATGATTCAGGGTTATGGTGTGCATGGAAATGCAGAGGCAGTTCATGAACTCTTCTCTGAGATGCAGCAATCTGGCAAAGTTCCTACTGTAGTTACTTTTCTCAATATTATATCAGCTTGTAGCCATGTGGGAGATGTAGAGAAGGGGAAGCACTATTACGATCTTATGACACTTGTCCACTCAGTCATACCAAACAGGGAGCTCCTTTCCTCCCTTGCTGACCTCCTTGGCCGTAGTGGAAGGCTTAAGGAGGCACATGAAGTGTTGGAGAAAGGCCCCTTTGATCCAGGATTGGATGCTTGGGGTGCACTATTAGGAGCTTGTCGGATTCAAGGTAACTTAGAAATAGGAATGATAGCAGCTAACAATGTACTTGAATTGGATCCCATCCACCATGGATACAATTTGCTTTTGTCAAACATGCATGCGGAGGCTGGAAGATGGATTGTTGCATCTAAGATCAGAAAAAGAGTTGACAAAACAGGGCTCAACAAAGCTTCTGGCTGGAGCATGGTTGAGGGTTTTTTGTGA
- the LOC135581207 gene encoding glutamate--glyoxylate aminotransferase 2 isoform X1 encodes MSRMSPKPLDYESLNENVKKVAYAVRGELYLRASELQKEGKKIIFTNVGNPHALGQKPLTFPRQVVALCQAPFLLDDPHVGILFPADAIARAKHYLSLTSGGLGAYSDSRGLPGIRKEVAEFIERRDGYPSDPELIYLTDGASKGVMQILNTIIRNEKDGILVPVPQYPLYSAAISLFGGSLVPYYLEEEANWGLDINHLRQSVAAARMKGITVRAMVIINPGNPTGQCLSEANLNGLLKFCFQENLVLLADEVYQQNIYQDERPFISARKILLDMGPPMSKEVQLVSFHTVSKGYWGECGQRGGYFEMTNIPAKTVDEIYKVASVSLSPNVPGQIFMGLMVNPLKPGDISYLRFVAESTAILESLKRRAHIMTDGFNSCRNVVCNFTEGAMYSFPQIRLPPRAIEAAKNAGKAPDVFYCLKLLEATGISTVPGSGFGQKEGVFHLRTTILPAEEDMPAIMTSFKKFNDEFMEQYEDYRGYSRM; translated from the exons ATGTCAAGAATGTCGCCGAAGCCGCTGGACTACGAGTCGCTGAACGAGAATGTGAAGAAGGTGGCATATGCTGTCAGAGGCGAGCTTTACCTTCGGGCTTCGGAGCTGCAGAAGGAAGGGAAGAAG ATTATCTTCACAAATGTGGGGAATCCTCATGCCCTGGGACAGAAGCCACTAACATTCCCCCGCCAG GTCGTAGCCCTTTGCCAAGCTCCATTTCTGTTGGATGATCCTCATGTTGGAATTCTCTTCCCAGCAGATGCCATCGCAAGAGCTAAGCATTATCTTTCACTGACTTCGGGTGGTTTAG GTGCATATAGTGATTCTCGAGGTCTTCCCGGAATCAGGAAAGAAGTTGCTGAGTTTATTGAAAGGCGTGATGGGTATCCTAG TGATCCTGAGCTAATATATCTCACCGATGGAGCTAGCAAAGGTGTCATGCAGATCTTAAATACTATAATCAGAAATGAGAAAGATGGT ATTTTGGTTCCAGTTCCACAATACCCTCTTTATTCAGCTGCAATATCCTTGTTTGGTGGGTCTCTTGTTCCGTATTATTTAGAAGAGGAGGCCAATTGGGGTCTTGACATTAACCATCTTCGCCAATCTGTAGCAGCTGCTCGGATGAAAGGAATTACT GTTCGAGCTATGGTTATTATCAACCCAGGAAACCCCACTGGCCAATGTCTAAGTGAAGCCAATTTAAACGGATTGTTAAAATTTTGCTTCCAAGAGAACCTAGTCCTGCTTGCTGATGAAGTTTATCAACAGAACATATATCAAGACGAGAGACCTTTCATAAGTGCAAGAAAA ATATTGTTGGACATGGGCCCACCTATGAGTAAAGAGGTCCAACTTGTGTCCTTTCACACTGTATCGAAGGGATACTGGGGAGAGTGTGGTCAGCGTGGAGGATACTTTGAAATGACTAACATTCCTGCTAAG ACTGTAGATGAGATCTACAAGGTTGCATCAGTTTCGCTCAGTCCAAATGTTCCTGGACAGATCTTC ATGGGGCTGATGGTTAACCCCCTCAAACCAGGAGATATTTCTTACTTGAGGTTTGTTGCAGAGAG TACGGCAATCCTCGAGTCTCTGAAAAGAAGAGCTCATATAATGACTGATGGGTTTAATAGTTGCAGAAATGTTGTGTGCAACTTTACAGAAG GAGCCATGTATTCATTTCCACAAATACGCTTACCGCCAAGAGCAATTGAAGCTGCAAAAAATGCTGGCAAGGCTCCTGATGTTTTCTATTGCCTTAAGCTTTTGGAAGCTACAGGAATTTCCACAGTTCCAGGCTCAGGATTTGGCCAAAAAGAAGG GGTTTTCCATCTAAGGACAACCATCTTGCCAGCAGAAGAAGACATGCCGGCAATCATGACTAGTTTCAAGAAGTTCAATGACGAGTTTATGGAACAATATGAAGATTACAGAGGCTACTCCAGAATGTAG
- the LOC135581207 gene encoding glutamate--glyoxylate aminotransferase 2 isoform X2, with the protein MSPKPLDYESLNENVKKVAYAVRGELYLRASELQKEGKKIIFTNVGNPHALGQKPLTFPRQVVALCQAPFLLDDPHVGILFPADAIARAKHYLSLTSGGLGAYSDSRGLPGIRKEVAEFIERRDGYPSDPELIYLTDGASKGVMQILNTIIRNEKDGILVPVPQYPLYSAAISLFGGSLVPYYLEEEANWGLDINHLRQSVAAARMKGITVRAMVIINPGNPTGQCLSEANLNGLLKFCFQENLVLLADEVYQQNIYQDERPFISARKILLDMGPPMSKEVQLVSFHTVSKGYWGECGQRGGYFEMTNIPAKTVDEIYKVASVSLSPNVPGQIFMGLMVNPLKPGDISYLRFVAESTAILESLKRRAHIMTDGFNSCRNVVCNFTEGAMYSFPQIRLPPRAIEAAKNAGKAPDVFYCLKLLEATGISTVPGSGFGQKEGVFHLRTTILPAEEDMPAIMTSFKKFNDEFMEQYEDYRGYSRM; encoded by the exons ATGTCGCCGAAGCCGCTGGACTACGAGTCGCTGAACGAGAATGTGAAGAAGGTGGCATATGCTGTCAGAGGCGAGCTTTACCTTCGGGCTTCGGAGCTGCAGAAGGAAGGGAAGAAG ATTATCTTCACAAATGTGGGGAATCCTCATGCCCTGGGACAGAAGCCACTAACATTCCCCCGCCAG GTCGTAGCCCTTTGCCAAGCTCCATTTCTGTTGGATGATCCTCATGTTGGAATTCTCTTCCCAGCAGATGCCATCGCAAGAGCTAAGCATTATCTTTCACTGACTTCGGGTGGTTTAG GTGCATATAGTGATTCTCGAGGTCTTCCCGGAATCAGGAAAGAAGTTGCTGAGTTTATTGAAAGGCGTGATGGGTATCCTAG TGATCCTGAGCTAATATATCTCACCGATGGAGCTAGCAAAGGTGTCATGCAGATCTTAAATACTATAATCAGAAATGAGAAAGATGGT ATTTTGGTTCCAGTTCCACAATACCCTCTTTATTCAGCTGCAATATCCTTGTTTGGTGGGTCTCTTGTTCCGTATTATTTAGAAGAGGAGGCCAATTGGGGTCTTGACATTAACCATCTTCGCCAATCTGTAGCAGCTGCTCGGATGAAAGGAATTACT GTTCGAGCTATGGTTATTATCAACCCAGGAAACCCCACTGGCCAATGTCTAAGTGAAGCCAATTTAAACGGATTGTTAAAATTTTGCTTCCAAGAGAACCTAGTCCTGCTTGCTGATGAAGTTTATCAACAGAACATATATCAAGACGAGAGACCTTTCATAAGTGCAAGAAAA ATATTGTTGGACATGGGCCCACCTATGAGTAAAGAGGTCCAACTTGTGTCCTTTCACACTGTATCGAAGGGATACTGGGGAGAGTGTGGTCAGCGTGGAGGATACTTTGAAATGACTAACATTCCTGCTAAG ACTGTAGATGAGATCTACAAGGTTGCATCAGTTTCGCTCAGTCCAAATGTTCCTGGACAGATCTTC ATGGGGCTGATGGTTAACCCCCTCAAACCAGGAGATATTTCTTACTTGAGGTTTGTTGCAGAGAG TACGGCAATCCTCGAGTCTCTGAAAAGAAGAGCTCATATAATGACTGATGGGTTTAATAGTTGCAGAAATGTTGTGTGCAACTTTACAGAAG GAGCCATGTATTCATTTCCACAAATACGCTTACCGCCAAGAGCAATTGAAGCTGCAAAAAATGCTGGCAAGGCTCCTGATGTTTTCTATTGCCTTAAGCTTTTGGAAGCTACAGGAATTTCCACAGTTCCAGGCTCAGGATTTGGCCAAAAAGAAGG GGTTTTCCATCTAAGGACAACCATCTTGCCAGCAGAAGAAGACATGCCGGCAATCATGACTAGTTTCAAGAAGTTCAATGACGAGTTTATGGAACAATATGAAGATTACAGAGGCTACTCCAGAATGTAG